In a single window of the Orenia metallireducens genome:
- the fliS gene encoding flagellar export chaperone FliS has translation MSNTQEYSQEELLLMLYSGAIKFCDEAKEALNNQNIELFNNKLKKIQAIINELMVTLDVKQGGEIAENLYNLYEYINRRLIQANIRKDITILEEVSVLLIDLKEGWEKVVNSGFSDKEGRS, from the coding sequence ATGTCTAATACACAAGAATATTCTCAAGAGGAATTATTACTAATGTTATATAGTGGTGCTATTAAATTTTGTGATGAAGCTAAAGAGGCTCTAAATAATCAGAATATAGAATTATTTAATAATAAATTAAAAAAGATACAAGCAATTATTAATGAATTAATGGTAACCTTAGATGTTAAGCAAGGTGGAGAGATAGCAGAGAATTTATATAACTTATATGAGTATATAAATCGACGTCTAATTCAAGCTAATATTAGAAAAGATATTACTATACTAGAAGAGGTATCTGTTTTATTAATAGATCTAAAAGAAGGCTGGGAAAAAGTAGTTAATAGTGGTTTTTCCGATAAAGAAGGGAGAAGCTAA
- a CDS encoding histidinol-phosphatase HisJ family protein, with translation MLVDYHTHILGHMDRSITEENIKEFLDEAVRKGISEIGFTDHNRYYEEFDFDLILKVAKDYPNLKVKKGIEMDYTPGEEKEIKDFLDQFDLDYAIGSIHFIGDWMFDHPDYTDEYDNWDIDDLYRKYFKRVEGAAKSGLFQLLGHLDLIKVFNFRPASDVVELVTPTLEIIAKEDITIEINTNGMNKPAKEFYPGREILEKAYELGIKVTTSSDAHRADRVGENLDKVREMLLDIGYTEIATFENKKRIMVKL, from the coding sequence ATGTTAGTAGATTATCATACTCATATTTTAGGACATATGGATAGGAGTATTACAGAAGAGAATATTAAAGAATTCTTAGATGAGGCAGTACGAAAGGGCATCTCTGAGATAGGATTTACTGATCATAATCGTTATTATGAAGAGTTTGATTTTGATTTGATTTTGAAAGTTGCTAAAGATTATCCAAATTTAAAAGTTAAAAAAGGGATTGAGATGGATTATACTCCAGGAGAAGAGAAAGAGATAAAGGATTTTTTAGATCAATTTGATTTAGATTATGCTATTGGCTCTATACATTTTATCGGTGATTGGATGTTTGATCATCCTGATTATACTGATGAATATGATAATTGGGATATAGATGATTTATATAGAAAGTACTTCAAACGGGTAGAGGGGGCTGCTAAATCAGGGTTATTTCAATTACTAGGTCATTTGGATTTAATTAAGGTATTTAACTTTAGACCAGCAAGTGATGTAGTAGAATTAGTAACTCCTACTTTAGAAATAATAGCTAAAGAGGATATCACAATTGAAATAAATACAAATGGAATGAATAAGCCTGCAAAGGAATTCTATCCAGGTAGAGAGATATTAGAAAAAGCTTATGAATTAGGAATTAAAGTTACTACAAGTTCTGATGCCCATAGAGCTGATAGAGTGGGGGAAAATCTGGATAAGGTGAGAGAGATGCTTTTAGATATTGGTTATACTGAGATTGCTACCTTTGAGAATAAAAAGAGGATAATGGTTAAGTTATAA
- the flgN gene encoding flagellar export chaperone FlgN: protein MESKGIMDLFKAVYQKELDYYLELLLLSKEQRDVIKENKLDELHEILKEKDKIIKKVDELEEKIKPYKEQIINDLGLKETAWLIKLKEYQDSDSELKGILVKLLDLLKDLIAIDNENQQLIQNNKSKLIQEMAKLKTGVKVNRSYNSKPTRIHSTFIDNKR, encoded by the coding sequence GTGGAATCCAAAGGTATAATGGATTTATTTAAAGCTGTTTATCAGAAAGAATTAGATTATTATTTAGAACTATTACTTTTAAGTAAAGAACAAAGAGATGTTATAAAAGAGAATAAATTAGATGAATTACATGAAATATTAAAAGAGAAAGATAAGATAATAAAAAAAGTTGATGAACTAGAAGAGAAAATAAAGCCTTATAAAGAGCAAATTATAAATGATTTAGGATTAAAGGAGACAGCTTGGTTAATTAAATTAAAAGAATATCAAGATAGTGATAGTGAACTAAAGGGAATACTAGTTAAGTTGCTTGATCTATTAAAAGATTTAATAGCTATTGATAACGAGAACCAACAATTGATTCAGAATAATAAATCTAAGTTGATTCAAGAGATGGCTAAGCTTAAGACAGGAGTAAAGGTGAATAGATCATATAATAGTAAACCTACTAGAATACATTCTACTTTTATTGATAATAAAAGATAA
- a CDS encoding ATP-grasp domain-containing protein: MNINVLITTIGRRGTLTKIFKEELNKIGGKVIVTDNSPLAPALYQADNYYLTPRVDDENYIERIIEICQKEEIKVIIPLLEKSFPIFDRARDIFKEKGIILLLSKAETFEKCKDKYKLYEYFKGNSILTPESYLCQDLGSDFSFPLFIKPRTGQGSQDIFKVKDQKELNFFSKYIDNPIIQEYIEGTEYTIDTLSDLEGNLLSAVPRKRIEVRSGEVSKSVTVKDDRLINWAKNIIEDLGIIGPANLQAIITPEDEIKFIELNPRFGGGVPLSYQAGINYPLLISKMVKGEEVRPFLGNFEDGLAMLRYDTPLFRRIDELGEKND; encoded by the coding sequence ATGAATATTAATGTTTTAATTACGACTATAGGTCGAAGAGGAACTTTAACTAAGATTTTCAAGGAGGAATTAAATAAAATAGGTGGCAAAGTTATTGTAACTGACAATAGTCCTTTGGCACCAGCCTTATATCAAGCAGATAACTATTATCTTACCCCTAGGGTAGATGACGAGAATTATATAGAAAGAATTATAGAGATATGTCAGAAAGAAGAGATTAAAGTTATAATTCCTTTACTAGAAAAATCCTTTCCTATCTTTGATAGGGCAAGAGATATTTTCAAAGAGAAGGGTATTATACTTCTCTTATCAAAGGCAGAGACTTTTGAGAAATGTAAAGATAAATATAAATTATATGAATACTTTAAAGGTAATAGTATTCTCACACCTGAAAGTTACTTATGCCAAGATTTAGGTTCAGATTTTTCTTTCCCGTTATTTATTAAACCTAGAACTGGGCAAGGAAGTCAAGATATTTTCAAGGTTAAAGATCAGAAAGAATTAAATTTTTTCAGTAAATACATAGACAATCCTATAATTCAAGAATATATAGAAGGAACAGAGTATACTATAGATACGCTATCAGATTTAGAAGGCAATCTTTTATCTGCTGTACCTCGTAAGAGAATTGAAGTAAGATCAGGAGAAGTAAGTAAGTCAGTTACTGTTAAGGACGATAGGCTAATCAATTGGGCTAAAAATATTATTGAAGATTTAGGTATAATTGGTCCAGCTAATTTACAGGCGATTATTACTCCTGAAGATGAAATAAAATTTATAGAGCTTAATCCTCGATTTGGTGGAGGAGTTCCTCTTTCCTATCAGGCAGGTATAAATTATCCCTTATTAATCTCTAAGATGGTAAAAGGAGAAGAAGTAAGACCTTTCCTTGGTAATTTTGAAGATGGACTAGCTATGCTAAGATATGATACACCTTTATTTAGAAGGATAGATGAATTAGGTGAAAAGAATGATTAA
- a CDS encoding cytidylyltransferase domain-containing protein, protein MQKDRRVIAIVQARMGSSRLPGKVAKEIMGKPMLAYLIERLKYAKEVDQIVIATSDKENDDRVAEIAKNERVSVYRGSEDDVLSRYIEAAKEFQADVIIRITGDCPLIDPVTVDKAVVEFLNSKVEYLRINVDDDGYPRGLDTEVFGFDTLLRVQELVMKEERSRDNPYREHVTFYINKYPEKFKYKVYQASEKLKRNYRLCVDEEADFNLIEEIYKRLYEEDKIIDILDVINLLDNNSNLAQSNAHVEQKKA, encoded by the coding sequence GTGCAAAAGGATAGAAGGGTAATAGCTATTGTTCAGGCTAGGATGGGCTCTTCTCGTTTGCCTGGTAAGGTAGCAAAAGAGATTATGGGAAAGCCAATGCTGGCTTATTTAATTGAAAGATTAAAATATGCTAAAGAAGTAGATCAGATAGTAATTGCTACAAGTGATAAAGAGAATGATGATAGAGTAGCTGAGATAGCCAAGAATGAGAGAGTTAGTGTATATAGGGGCTCAGAGGATGATGTATTATCTAGATATATTGAGGCTGCTAAAGAGTTTCAAGCTGATGTAATAATCAGAATTACAGGAGATTGTCCGTTGATTGACCCTGTGACTGTTGATAAGGCAGTTGTTGAGTTTTTAAATTCTAAAGTAGAATATCTAAGGATTAATGTCGATGATGATGGTTATCCTAGAGGGTTAGATACAGAGGTTTTTGGTTTTGATACCTTGCTAAGAGTTCAAGAGCTTGTAATGAAAGAAGAAAGAAGCAGAGATAATCCTTATAGAGAGCATGTTACCTTTTATATTAATAAATATCCAGAGAAGTTTAAATATAAAGTTTATCAGGCTTCAGAGAAGCTTAAGCGAAATTATAGATTATGTGTTGATGAAGAGGCTGATTTCAACTTAATAGAAGAGATTTATAAAAGATTATATGAAGAAGATAAAATTATAGATATCTTAGATGTTATTAATCTATTAGATAATAATTCGAATTTAGCTCAAAGTAATGCTCATGTGGAACAAAAGAAGGCATAA
- a CDS encoding DUF4910 domain-containing protein, translating into MVAQEEIKEIEKLFDRLFPICRSITGPGLRESLDILGEYIPLERFSVKTGTNLLNNWVVPEEWRIYEAWLKGPDGEKIVDFSDHNLHVVNYSIPVDKKLSLTELKDYLYTIPDLPEAIPYVTSYYKRRWGFCMRHKTYEKLKEGEYHAYINSELLDGQLDYGHAILPGQTDREILISTYLCHPSMANNELSGPLVATFLYNRLKKWQNRRFTYRFIFIPETIGAIAYLHRFGTNLKEKLYSGLVLTCLGGETRLNYKLTKRGDAPVDKVVKHFFKDKYLENLNIPNGHIRDFIPLYGSDERHYCSAGFNFPVGQMARLVYGYPEYHTSLDNKELITIKSLNQSINDIEKVLKGLELNGYYINQYPYGEIKLDQYNLYPNINFSKNGNKDKFNDIDINGRQFSQILTLLSYADGTNSLIKIAEKNEEWFKDKRFNWNILEFEYVINILKEKGLLKGPYFKEEVEPIWK; encoded by the coding sequence ATGGTAGCTCAAGAAGAGATTAAAGAGATAGAAAAGTTATTCGATAGACTCTTTCCTATTTGTCGTAGCATAACTGGACCAGGTTTGCGAGAAAGTTTAGATATTTTAGGAGAATATATACCCTTAGAAAGGTTTAGTGTGAAAACAGGAACAAATCTTCTTAATAATTGGGTTGTGCCCGAAGAATGGAGGATTTATGAAGCATGGTTAAAAGGACCAGACGGAGAAAAAATAGTTGATTTTAGTGATCATAATTTGCATGTGGTTAATTATAGTATTCCAGTGGATAAGAAATTAAGTCTTACTGAATTAAAAGATTATTTATATACTATTCCAGATTTGCCTGAGGCTATTCCCTATGTTACTTCTTACTACAAACGTAGATGGGGCTTTTGTATGAGACATAAAACATATGAAAAACTCAAAGAGGGAGAATACCATGCTTATATTAATAGTGAATTACTTGATGGACAGTTAGATTATGGGCATGCTATTTTACCAGGTCAAACTGATAGAGAAATATTAATTAGTACTTATTTATGCCATCCATCTATGGCTAACAATGAACTTAGTGGACCTTTAGTAGCTACTTTTTTATATAATCGTCTTAAAAAATGGCAAAATAGGCGTTTCACTTATAGATTTATATTTATTCCTGAGACTATTGGTGCTATTGCTTATTTACATAGATTTGGAACGAATTTAAAAGAGAAATTATATTCTGGATTAGTTTTAACATGTTTAGGTGGAGAAACCAGACTCAATTATAAATTAACTAAGCGTGGAGATGCTCCAGTGGATAAGGTAGTAAAACATTTCTTTAAAGATAAATATCTTGAAAACCTCAATATACCAAATGGGCATATTAGGGATTTTATCCCGCTTTATGGCTCAGATGAGAGGCATTATTGTTCAGCAGGATTTAATTTTCCAGTAGGTCAGATGGCTCGTTTAGTATATGGTTATCCCGAGTATCATACTTCATTGGACAATAAAGAGTTGATTACTATTAAAAGTTTAAATCAGAGTATTAATGATATAGAGAAAGTTTTAAAAGGTCTTGAGCTTAATGGTTATTATATTAATCAATATCCTTATGGTGAAATTAAATTAGACCAGTATAATCTATATCCAAATATTAATTTTTCAAAAAACGGGAATAAAGACAAATTTAACGATATTGATATAAATGGAAGACAATTTAGTCAAATTTTAACTTTACTTAGTTATGCAGATGGGACAAATTCATTAATAAAAATTGCTGAAAAGAATGAAGAATGGTTTAAAGATAAACGTTTTAATTGGAATATATTAGAATTTGAATATGTGATCAATATTTTAAAAGAAAAAGGTCTCTTAAAAGGGCCATACTTTAAAGAGGAGGTTGAACCAATATGGAAGTAG
- a CDS encoding secondary thiamine-phosphate synthase enzyme YjbQ, translated as MLIEFDLKSNRHSELIDITAKIQDIIEKSEVENGICLIFIPHSTAAVTINENADSTVKSDILYKLDDLIPWKDNYQHLEGNSAAHLKASLFGNSEQIIIKNGRLLLGTWQGIYFAEFDGPRRRKVQVKLMSSNE; from the coding sequence ATGTTGATAGAATTTGACTTAAAGAGTAATAGGCATTCAGAATTAATAGATATTACTGCTAAGATTCAAGATATTATTGAAAAATCAGAAGTTGAAAATGGAATCTGTTTAATCTTTATTCCTCATTCTACTGCAGCTGTAACTATTAATGAGAATGCTGATTCAACAGTAAAGAGTGATATTTTATATAAATTAGATGATTTGATTCCATGGAAAGATAATTACCAACATTTAGAAGGGAATTCAGCAGCCCATCTTAAAGCGAGTTTATTTGGAAATTCAGAGCAAATAATTATCAAGAATGGAAGGTTACTTTTGGGAACTTGGCAGGGAATCTATTTTGCTGAGTTTGATGGTCCCAGAAGAAGGAAAGTACAGGTGAAATTAATGAGTAGTAACGAGTAA
- the pseG gene encoding UDP-2,4-diacetamido-2,4,6-trideoxy-beta-L-altropyranose hydrolase, translating to MTKIFFRVDGGDGIGMGHIMRSLALANAFPKYREVIFITKEDRNVINLFKENGIQFITISPNLTYEEEIRTIKEILLNKKVEILITDSYKIDQNYLIEMKSVVKKLISIHDFAPFSFPSDVVINGNVYGDKLDYSSISKDTEFLLGTNYLLMRDEFQRLEERMVNQEISNILVTVGGSDPLNLTPKVINSLDILEKELKKSLHVDVVIGPSFNNIDKIIEMTRKNRLEISLHFNIRKMSRLMLESDLSITAGGTTLYELAATGTPAVVLLQADNQVLAAKEMERLGTIINLGFGNKVEIEKLAATLIEIAKNEVKRKKMSKVGQKLVDGYGATRCVERILN from the coding sequence ATGACTAAGATATTTTTTCGTGTAGATGGTGGAGATGGAATAGGGATGGGTCATATAATGAGATCTTTAGCTTTAGCTAATGCTTTTCCAAAGTATAGAGAAGTTATTTTTATAACTAAGGAAGATAGAAATGTAATAAATTTATTTAAAGAAAATGGTATTCAATTTATAACTATATCACCTAACTTAACTTATGAAGAAGAGATAAGAACGATTAAAGAAATACTTTTGAATAAAAAAGTAGAGATTCTAATTACTGATTCTTATAAGATAGATCAAAATTATCTGATAGAAATGAAAAGTGTAGTAAAGAAACTTATTTCAATTCATGATTTTGCTCCTTTTTCTTTTCCATCAGATGTGGTTATTAATGGAAATGTTTATGGAGACAAATTAGATTATAGTTCGATAAGCAAGGATACAGAATTTCTATTAGGGACAAACTATCTTTTAATGCGAGATGAATTTCAAAGATTAGAAGAGAGAATGGTTAATCAAGAGATAAGTAATATTCTAGTTACTGTGGGAGGAAGTGATCCTTTAAATTTAACCCCTAAAGTTATTAATTCTTTAGATATATTAGAGAAAGAATTGAAGAAAAGTTTACATGTTGATGTTGTAATTGGTCCATCTTTCAATAATATAGATAAGATTATTGAAATGACTAGAAAGAATAGATTAGAAATTTCCTTACACTTCAATATTAGAAAAATGAGTCGGTTAATGTTAGAGAGTGATTTATCCATTACAGCAGGAGGTACTACATTGTATGAATTGGCTGCTACTGGAACTCCAGCTGTGGTATTATTACAGGCTGATAATCAAGTTTTAGCAGCTAAAGAGATGGAACGGCTAGGAACTATTATAAATTTAGGATTTGGAAATAAAGTAGAGATAGAAAAGTTAGCAGCTACTTTAATAGAGATAGCCAAGAATGAAGTTAAGAGAAAAAAGATGAGTAAGGTAGGGCAGAAGTTGGTAGATGGCTATGGAGCTACAAGATGTGTAGAAAGAATATTAAATTAA
- a CDS encoding HAD family hydrolase, producing the protein MIKAIIFDLDDTLYYELEYVKSGFKAVSNYIASKYKISSDAFYNKLLEVLKSEGRGKTFNIALEDFQLPLDEVKNLIELYRNHQPKRFELYPDAKSAISRFKGKYKLGLITDGHSTVQWNKIKALGIEKGFDEIIVSDDYGVDKRKPSSFPYLTIIKKFNLRPEEAVYIGDNPDKDFITARKLGLKTVRIIREKGMHIDKRLSEEYEADYRIKSLDELDKVLEL; encoded by the coding sequence ATGATTAAAGCTATAATCTTTGATTTGGATGATACATTATATTATGAGTTAGAATATGTAAAGAGTGGCTTTAAAGCTGTTAGTAATTACATTGCTAGTAAATATAAGATTTCTTCTGATGCTTTCTATAATAAGTTATTAGAAGTGTTGAAGAGTGAAGGTAGAGGAAAAACCTTTAATATAGCTTTAGAAGATTTCCAATTACCTTTAGATGAGGTTAAGAATCTAATAGAATTATATAGGAATCATCAACCTAAAAGATTTGAACTTTATCCTGATGCTAAAAGTGCTATTAGTAGGTTTAAAGGGAAATATAAATTAGGTTTAATTACTGATGGTCATTCTACTGTACAATGGAATAAGATAAAAGCTTTAGGAATTGAAAAAGGATTTGATGAAATTATTGTTAGCGATGATTATGGAGTGGACAAGCGTAAACCATCTTCTTTTCCTTATTTAACAATAATAAAAAAGTTTAATCTTAGACCAGAAGAAGCTGTTTATATTGGTGATAATCCTGATAAGGATTTTATAACTGCCAGAAAACTAGGTTTAAAAACAGTTAGAATAATTAGAGAAAAGGGTATGCATATTGATAAAAGATTATCTGAAGAATATGAAGCAGATTATAGAATTAAATCTTTAGATGAATTAGATAAAGTACTTGAACTATGA
- the fliS gene encoding flagellar export chaperone FliS, protein MTNNPYQKYKNAQYETASPEQLLLMLYNGAIKFGRQAKEALENGDIQLSNNRLKRVQAIISELIVTLDMEKGGEIAENLYSLYEYMNRRLIQANIRKDSEIVEEVLGLLQDLKEGWEDAIKQLKPGQMRRNGNLSIHR, encoded by the coding sequence ATGACTAATAATCCTTATCAAAAATATAAGAATGCTCAATATGAAACAGCAAGCCCAGAGCAACTGTTACTTATGTTATACAATGGAGCTATTAAATTTGGTAGGCAAGCAAAGGAAGCTTTAGAAAATGGAGATATACAATTATCTAATAATAGGTTAAAACGGGTACAAGCTATCATCAGTGAATTGATAGTAACATTGGATATGGAGAAGGGTGGAGAGATAGCAGAAAATTTATATAGTTTATATGAGTATATGAATCGTCGTTTAATTCAAGCCAATATTAGAAAAGATTCGGAAATAGTAGAAGAGGTCTTGGGATTATTGCAAGATTTGAAAGAAGGCTGGGAAGATGCTATTAAACAGTTAAAACCTGGACAGATGAGAAGAAATGGTAACTTAAGTATTCATAGATAA
- a CDS encoding formyltransferase family protein produces the protein MEVVFLTGSHPRHLHVAKCLLEAGFLKGLLIEKRPNLIPNPPAGLNEIDRNNFIRHFADRAEAEAGTFGEISEDFFEKVNKINVTKEELNSNRVKEWVKAQTPDVVISYGVHMLSDELLDEFPEYSWNIHGGLSPWYRGCITLFWPFYFLQPNWAGMTIHYLTSKLDAGHIIHHSVPELKYGDGIHDVATRAVVQVGEDIVKILKKLELGVELPKERQKSSGKLFLARDWKPQHLRLIYNTFDNDIVDQYLDGNLSKLEPQLIRAF, from the coding sequence ATGGAAGTAGTATTTTTAACAGGGTCTCACCCACGACATTTACATGTAGCTAAATGCTTATTAGAGGCTGGTTTTCTTAAAGGATTATTAATTGAGAAAAGACCAAATCTTATTCCTAATCCTCCAGCTGGGCTAAATGAAATTGATCGAAATAATTTTATCCGTCATTTTGCAGATCGGGCAGAGGCAGAGGCAGGAACCTTTGGAGAAATAAGTGAAGACTTTTTTGAAAAGGTCAACAAAATTAATGTAACAAAAGAAGAGTTAAATAGTAATAGAGTAAAAGAATGGGTCAAAGCACAAACTCCAGATGTGGTAATTAGTTATGGCGTTCATATGCTTAGTGATGAGTTGTTAGATGAATTTCCAGAGTATTCTTGGAATATTCATGGAGGATTATCACCTTGGTATCGGGGTTGTATTACTTTGTTTTGGCCATTTTATTTTCTGCAACCAAATTGGGCAGGTATGACAATTCATTATTTAACTTCTAAATTGGATGCTGGTCATATTATCCACCATTCTGTACCTGAATTGAAATATGGTGATGGGATACATGATGTAGCTACTAGAGCAGTTGTACAAGTGGGTGAAGATATAGTAAAAATATTAAAAAAGCTAGAATTAGGAGTAGAACTACCAAAAGAAAGGCAAAAATCAAGTGGAAAGCTATTTTTAGCACGAGATTGGAAACCTCAACATCTAAGACTTATCTATAATACTTTTGATAATGATATTGTTGATCAATACTTAGATGGAAATCTATCTAAATTAGAACCACAGCTTATAAGAGCTTTTTGA
- a CDS encoding flagellar protein FlaG, with protein MNISPANNSQNIKDLSSSDRVYKNSNEDANEAKGQFNQEKITKEEVELGIEKLNEAVHAVNKDLEFKLHDKSGRMMVQVVNLQDHEVIKEMPPKETLDMLGRIKEMVGIIIDEKI; from the coding sequence ATGAATATTTCACCAGCTAATAACTCACAGAATATTAAGGATCTTTCTAGTAGTGATAGAGTTTATAAGAATTCAAATGAGGATGCTAATGAGGCTAAAGGACAGTTTAATCAAGAGAAGATAACAAAAGAAGAAGTTGAACTGGGGATAGAAAAATTAAATGAAGCTGTACATGCTGTGAATAAAGATTTAGAGTTTAAGTTACATGATAAATCAGGAAGAATGATGGTACAAGTAGTGAATTTACAAGATCATGAAGTTATAAAAGAGATGCCGCCTAAAGAAACCCTAGATATGTTAGGACGAATTAAAGAGATGGTTGGAATAATCATTGATGAGAAGATTTAA
- the neuB gene encoding N-acetylneuraminate synthase translates to MTIKIKDRLIGEDQPCFIIAEAGSNHDQDLNQAKKLIDVAAEAGVDAVKFQTFTADKIAAKTEDDIMKLGDEYDTADHLYELYAKLELPRQWQEDLRNYAEEKGLIFLSTPFDYDAVEELDKLNMPAFKIASYECIDLPFLRYIAKKDKPIILSTGMANLGEIEESLEAIYNEGNNQVVLLHCGINYPMPIEDVNLAAMDTMKQAFQVPIGYSDHTLGITVPISAVARGAKVIEKHYTLSRDLPGPDHKFALEPDELKAMVKGIREAEAAIGSPIKKHVPSEEIHYHRGRRSIFAIKDITKGTKITEDMIRILRPGIGLKPKYYDLVIGREARKDIKANEPITWDNI, encoded by the coding sequence ATGACAATTAAAATTAAAGATAGATTAATTGGCGAAGATCAACCTTGCTTTATAATTGCTGAAGCTGGAAGTAATCATGACCAGGACTTAAATCAAGCTAAAAAATTGATCGATGTTGCTGCAGAAGCAGGGGTAGATGCAGTTAAGTTTCAAACTTTCACTGCAGATAAGATAGCAGCTAAAACTGAAGATGATATCATGAAATTAGGTGATGAGTACGATACTGCTGATCATCTTTATGAACTATATGCAAAGTTAGAGTTACCTAGACAATGGCAAGAAGATTTAAGAAATTATGCAGAAGAGAAGGGACTCATCTTCTTATCTACACCCTTTGATTATGATGCAGTTGAAGAGTTAGATAAGCTTAATATGCCAGCCTTTAAGATAGCCTCTTATGAATGTATAGACCTTCCTTTTTTAAGATATATAGCAAAGAAAGACAAGCCAATTATTCTCTCAACAGGAATGGCCAACTTAGGAGAGATAGAAGAGTCTTTAGAAGCTATTTATAATGAAGGGAATAATCAAGTAGTGCTTTTGCATTGTGGAATTAACTACCCTATGCCTATAGAGGATGTTAATTTAGCTGCAATGGATACTATGAAGCAAGCTTTTCAAGTACCAATCGGGTATTCGGATCATACCTTAGGTATTACAGTACCTATTTCAGCTGTAGCTAGAGGAGCTAAAGTAATTGAAAAGCATTATACACTTAGTAGGGATTTACCAGGACCAGATCATAAATTTGCTTTGGAACCAGATGAATTAAAGGCTATGGTCAAAGGGATTCGTGAAGCAGAGGCAGCTATAGGTAGTCCAATAAAGAAGCATGTTCCGTCTGAAGAGATACATTACCACAGAGGTAGAAGAAGTATCTTTGCAATTAAAGATATAACTAAAGGAACCAAGATAACAGAGGATATGATTAGAATATTAAGACCAGGGATTGGATTAAAGCCTAAATACTATGACTTAGTAATTGGTCGTGAAGCTAGAAAAGATATTAAAGCAAATGAACCAATTACTTGGGATAATATATAG